AGTAAGTAGTACAACTATCTGCAATTAAAAGATATCTTCTTTTACAAAATTATGCACTATCTCATATATAACTAAGACTAAGTAGTTTGCTGTTTTTGTTCCACTGTTAATCACTGTTTGTGATATTATTAGCTAGATTGACCTTCAATCAATACAATTAACTTAACTGAATAGTCATAATTAGTTTCATATCCTTCCTTATGCTTAACATGGCATCTCAAACATCACAACTTCTATAAAATAATGGTCTTCATTAAAAATATATCATTTTAATTCTTTTATAATATATGCAGTTTGATTCCTCTTTTCAAATAATCGTTTATAGAAGAAAAATCGTTTCCACATGTCTTAGGAGACGATTTTTCTTCATTTCACCCTTGTTTTAGCTCATGTTGCCAATCGTGTCATTTATCAAGCTCGTAATTGATAGATTTTTGAGATTTCCAATATCTCAAGCTCTTTAGCATGTTCACTCGAAGCATATAACGTGATCTGCTAAACTAGCATCTAAAATTTTTGATTATTCTAGACGTTGAATGGTTAGAAAAGCCCCTTGTATACCGTTTCCAGCGAAATTAAGAATAACATTTTCTCCCATCACCTGAAGAGAAATCTTATCTCCTTTTATTAAGTTTTCCTGAGTTTCTGCAGCAAACTTATCAGTTAATTTCCCCCCACTTTTAGAGGCGTTAATTTCAACTGTGTTATTCCTTACTAATCTGGTAATAAGAGTAAAAGAATCGATTGAGGTGATGCTATATCTGAGTGTATAACGTCCATCTTCTGGAACTATGAAAGCTCTGTTCTCATCCACAGCGATAAAACCATCTAACTTTTGATTGTTAGGCAAAGGAAGATTTATCCCTTCCGGCGGTACAAAGATAACAAAAGGACTAGTCGGGGGTGTTAAAGTAGCAGTCATGGAATTGGCACTTATATTTGTCCCTGTTGCTCCGGTCTCTCCTGTCGCACCAGTAGGTCCGGTTGCTCCTGTTTCTCCTGTGGCTCCTGTAGGCCCAGTTTCCCCCATTGGCCCTGTATTTCCTGTGGCTCCAGTAGGTCCCGTTGCTCCTGTTTCTCCGGTAGGTCCCGTTTCCCCTGTTTCTCCGGTAGGTCCTGTGGCTCCTGTGGCTCCGGTAAGTCCCGTTGTTCCTGCGGCTCCAGTAGGTCCCGTTGCTCCTGTTACCCCGGTAGGTCCCGTTGCTCCAGTGGGTCCCGTTGTACCTGTGGCTCCGGTAGCCCCCGTTGCTCCTGTGGCTCCAGTGGGTCCCGTTGCTCCTGTTTTTCCACGTATAAATGTCCAACAAAATGTAGACGATGAAGAAGACATACCATATGGACTCTTCATGTATATTGGATTTTTCCTAGTAAACTCTTCAAGATCGGTATTTACAACTTCGTCCCATATTCTTTTTATATCGTGTAGTTCTTTCACTATTCACACCTCGCTTTTACTACCAAGATATTCAATGCCTAAGGAATTTTCTTGTACAAACAGTACCTCGTCTTAAAAATTGGCACTTTTCTAAAAAACACTTCTTTATCAGGTTTTCTCTAACGTA
The nucleotide sequence above comes from Brevibacillus laterosporus LMG 15441. Encoded proteins:
- a CDS encoding collagen-like protein is translated as MKELHDIKRIWDEVVNTDLEEFTRKNPIYMKSPYGMSSSSSTFCWTFIRGKTGATGPTGATGATGATGATGTTGPTGATGPTGVTGATGPTGAAGTTGLTGATGATGPTGETGETGPTGETGATGPTGATGNTGPMGETGPTGATGETGATGPTGATGETGATGTNISANSMTATLTPPTSPFVIFVPPEGINLPLPNNQKLDGFIAVDENRAFIVPEDGRYTLRYSITSIDSFTLITRLVRNNTVEINASKSGGKLTDKFAAETQENLIKGDKISLQVMGENVILNFAGNGIQGAFLTIQRLE